A portion of the Desulfurobacteriaceae bacterium genome contains these proteins:
- a CDS encoding radical SAM protein yields MNQIIDPFNRHITYLRVSVTDHCNYRCHYCRDEDHQTHTTRSEVLSFEEIVKIVSLFAELGVTKVRLTGGEPLLRKDILDLTRMLGD; encoded by the coding sequence ATGAATCAAATAATTGACCCCTTTAACCGTCATATTACTTATTTACGAGTCTCCGTAACGGATCATTGTAACTATCGATGTCACTACTGTCGTGACGAAGATCATCAAACACACACTACACGATCTGAAGTCCTTTCTTTTGAAGAAATTGTCAAAATTGTCAGCCTATTTGCCGAACTAGGTGTAACAAAAGTTCGACTCACGGGTGGCGAACCTTTACTCCGTAAAGATATTCTTGACTTGACAAGAATGTTAGGAGATAT
- a CDS encoding cyclic pyranopterin monophosphate synthase MoaC produces MNQRLNGKTGVEMEALTAASIAALTIYDMCKAVDRFMRIDNVQLLEKKGGKSGHWKLQS; encoded by the coding sequence ATGAACCAGAGACTTAATGGTAAAACAGGAGTTGAAATGGAAGCATTAACTGCAGCTAGCATTGCAGCTCTAACCATTTATGATATGTGCAAAGCAGTTGATCGATTTATGCGGATAGATAACGTTCAATTATTAGAAAAGAAAGGTGGCAAGTCGGGTCATTGGAAACTACAATCATGA